The proteins below come from a single Nitrosospira sp. Is2 genomic window:
- a CDS encoding pentapeptide repeat-containing protein, translating to MPFNTLKSVIVIKSGIFSGSDFGGSDFGGSDFGGSDFGGSDFGGSDFGGSDFGGSDFGEVGLEPSSLETDVAPMSVTIRSRKKLTTKNETFFFILLSVFYYSPITDFVNFFNPA from the coding sequence TTGCCTTTTAATACTTTAAAGTCTGTAATAGTTATCAAAAGCGGTATTTTCAGCGGTTCAGACTTCGGAGGTTCAGACTTCGGAGGTTCAGACTTCGGAGGTTCAGACTTCGGAGGTTCAGACTTCGGAGGTTCAGACTTCGGAGGTTCGGACTTCGGAGGTTCTGATTTCGGTGAGGTGGGATTGGAGCCTTCTTCGCTAGAGACAGATGTTGCCCCCATGAGCGTAACGATCAGAAGCAGAAAAAAGCTCACGACGAAGAATGAGACGTTTTTTTTCATTTTACTCTCCGTTTTTTACTATTCTCCAATTACCGACTTTGTTAATTTTTTCAATCCTGCTTAA
- a CDS encoding IS3 family transposase — MVLRLAGDQKLSIRQSCQLVNLSRAAYYRDENKFAVRDAPVIGALNAIVAKHGRWGFWKCHDRLRLKGHPWNHKRVWRVYCAMKLNLPRRTKKRLIRPMQPLDAPQLPNEVWSLDFMSDSLYQGRRFRTLNILDESVREALAIEIDPVPAQRVVRVLQQLETRRGLPQRDTDEIRLDNGPEVTSQYFADWCQDKGIELRFIQHGKPNQNDFIARFTDHIGRRCSTIGYLPHLMRCEKSRTQWLQSYNEERPHDALGSLPSAVFHERLLAGKNSTSELST, encoded by the coding sequence ATGGTTTTGCGCTTGGCGGGTGATCAGAAGCTGTCGATCAGACAATCCTGCCAATTGGTGAACCTGTCACGGGCGGCGTATTACCGGGACGAGAACAAGTTTGCAGTGCGGGATGCGCCGGTAATTGGGGCGCTCAATGCGATTGTTGCCAAGCATGGCCGTTGGGGATTCTGGAAATGCCATGACCGGCTGCGGCTTAAAGGTCATCCTTGGAACCACAAGCGAGTCTGGCGGGTGTATTGCGCCATGAAGCTCAATCTGCCCCGTCGTACGAAGAAACGATTGATCAGACCAATGCAGCCGCTGGATGCACCGCAGCTGCCCAATGAAGTCTGGTCGCTGGACTTCATGAGCGACAGCCTCTACCAGGGCCGGCGATTCCGCACCTTGAATATCCTGGATGAAAGCGTACGAGAGGCGTTAGCTATCGAGATTGATCCTGTGCCCGCCCAACGAGTTGTGCGAGTCTTGCAGCAACTCGAAACCCGGCGCGGGTTGCCCCAAAGAGATACGGATGAGATCCGGCTCGATAATGGCCCGGAAGTGACCTCACAGTACTTCGCCGACTGGTGCCAGGACAAGGGCATTGAACTGCGCTTCATCCAGCATGGCAAGCCGAATCAAAATGATTTCATCGCGCGTTTCACCGATCATATCGGGCGGAGGTGCTCAACAATTGGCTATTTACCTCACTTGATGAGGTGCGAGAAATCACGCACTCAATGGCTACAAAGCTACAACGAAGAACGACCCCATGACGCGCTGGGAAGCCTGCCCTCGGCTGTGTTCCATGAGCGTCTGCTCGCAGGGAAAAATTCTACTTCTGAACTGTCTACTTGA
- a CDS encoding transposase: MKEADGAVAVNEIWRKHGISSATYYKWKAKYGGLEVSELVRVKELEAENSQLKRMYANLALEKEAIKAVLKKL; the protein is encoded by the coding sequence TTGAAGGAAGCTGATGGTGCAGTTGCGGTCAACGAGATCTGGCGCAAGCATGGGATCAGTTCGGCGACGTACTATAAGTGGAAGGCCAAATATGGTGGGCTTGAGGTTTCGGAGTTAGTGCGTGTAAAGGAGCTGGAAGCGGAGAACAGTCAGCTCAAGCGCATGTACGCGAACCTGGCCTTGGAGAAGGAGGCGATCAAGGCGGTATTAAAAAAGCTGTAG
- a CDS encoding cupin-like domain-containing protein, giving the protein MELREIPRIAANEFRPSRWGGEPRVVVGNVKSWKALQLWDPDYLRSAIGEQYIPIRETDGPPRNIYQNLAQGGKVAFTQYLDWVLDTANAADIRNIEKKYSDVSDITRAICKSGFEASYYLNIELEELSKKLLQDIEIPNWYKGRPSVVNFWCGILGTSSGLHSDIAPNCNVQVRGHKHFILFSPRQAKFLYQGLGITHCLFDPNLPDFDRFPLGRKASGWQCRLKPGDSLYIPVGWFHQVTVTSKWALNVNFFWPRPFPQGVLTPSLWRLFMRKGWARWHIFLASSMNKGIK; this is encoded by the coding sequence ATGGAATTGCGAGAAATACCACGAATTGCCGCTAACGAGTTCAGGCCTTCGCGCTGGGGCGGAGAACCACGGGTTGTGGTTGGCAATGTTAAAAGTTGGAAGGCGCTTCAGCTTTGGGATCCAGATTATTTAAGGTCGGCGATCGGGGAGCAATATATACCGATACGAGAGACCGATGGTCCGCCCCGAAACATATATCAAAATCTAGCCCAAGGCGGCAAAGTCGCTTTCACGCAGTATCTAGATTGGGTTTTGGATACAGCTAATGCCGCAGACATCCGGAATATAGAAAAAAAATATAGCGACGTATCGGATATTACGCGAGCGATATGCAAGAGTGGATTTGAGGCTTCTTATTATTTAAATATAGAACTTGAGGAGCTCTCAAAAAAACTGCTGCAAGATATCGAGATTCCCAACTGGTACAAAGGTCGGCCTTCGGTTGTGAATTTTTGGTGCGGAATTTTAGGTACATCATCAGGGCTTCATTCAGATATTGCGCCTAACTGTAATGTTCAAGTAAGGGGTCACAAGCATTTTATCCTGTTTTCGCCAAGGCAAGCCAAGTTCCTTTATCAAGGTCTTGGGATAACTCATTGCCTTTTTGATCCTAACCTGCCTGATTTTGACCGTTTTCCATTGGGGCGCAAGGCCTCTGGCTGGCAATGCAGATTGAAGCCGGGCGACTCACTCTATATTCCAGTTGGGTGGTTTCATCAAGTTACCGTTACATCGAAGTGGGCGTTGAACGTTAATTTTTTTTGGCCGAGACCCTTCCCGCAAGGGGTTCTAACACCTTCGTTATGGCGGCTATTTATGCGAAAAGGTTGGGCCAGATGGCACATATTTCTCGCTTCAAGCATGAATAAAGGTATTAAGTGA
- a CDS encoding lantibiotic dehydratase, whose amino-acid sequence MKDNYQDLVSAGFFMLRTPTFPWDEIEKWAQGLLACSAIEEGADVEAALNLDTATLRNRLRQIVSRPEMRAALYVASPGLNSRLGPWLYGDESAVALKVESAIVRYFMRMAGRATPFGLFAGTSVGVIGEHTDLQIPELSEQFRYTRVDMGYIHELIERFSNTAEILPELRFHATPASYEVGGRLRYYEKRMSKKLQTFHLVDVEPSPQLYVALDFASRSKGATMQEIAAAIVAAFKNVEISEAKEYVQELVDANLLCHSLTLAVTGREPISDLIVKLRTMQGGGSIANMLKNVLDDLEALDYEGFDVEPRRYEQIAVKLKSLYEDADATHFFRVDLHKPNKGLLLGKAITDEIRKGLEILANISPAQESPISNFARQFEQRYQGREVPLLEALDEETGIGFDVGDGKTSASPLVADVTFEKSSQDIIRWGHREEFLFGKLGEALQDGSSEIVLTELDIQELSTKKAVAYPPGLGVMASIGAHSHEGLGRGEYKIHLQKAVGATSGKLFGRFCQTDPELERHVRSALQKEESYDPRLIHAEIVHLPQGRVGNVICRPILREYEIPIFGGSSAPESSQIHLSDLLVSVVDREVQLRSAKHNRRVVPHLTCAHAFRKHGLSIYRFLASVEEQGLSPEFSFSWGSMRSAPFLPRVSFGKFILSLAKWNIPNSMLQMIYTLHGKQRFLAMQKLRYKIKLHRFVWLIEANNYLPVDFDNILSIESFLSASRQLDTITLSEIFPPPNELLVSGKEGGFHHEIIVPFVRRVSFPGAPPLVTLPGPPAVPSHRAKYPGSEWLFAKIYCGVTSLDRLLANPIPSLIRTLREDEAIDRWFFIRYSDPELHLRLRLRGDPTRLWQEVAPKIFAIVNCNRHLVQKVVIDTYDPETERYGGKEALDFGEKIFEADSEAALSIIKEFRANAEARWQLALLGMDGLLQDLGFSLVQKKDIVYTCRTELLSFYANESGLTRQIGNKYRRLRSNIETLFVSPRKEYAKGCEAICARSNVIVDLATHLRQIEAAGRMESPLTTVAGSYLHMWANRIFCDSANAQELVLYDFLHRLYDSWIHDNRGELSRRGE is encoded by the coding sequence ATGAAAGACAATTATCAGGACCTTGTCTCTGCAGGATTCTTTATGCTTCGCACTCCTACGTTCCCATGGGATGAGATTGAGAAGTGGGCCCAAGGACTTTTAGCCTGTAGCGCTATCGAAGAAGGTGCCGATGTTGAAGCTGCTTTGAATTTAGACACGGCAACTTTACGAAACCGGTTACGGCAAATTGTGAGCCGTCCCGAAATGCGTGCAGCGCTATACGTCGCCTCGCCTGGTCTTAATTCCCGCCTAGGACCATGGCTTTACGGAGATGAAAGTGCAGTTGCGCTGAAAGTCGAATCGGCGATCGTTCGTTATTTCATGAGGATGGCGGGACGAGCTACTCCATTTGGCCTCTTTGCAGGAACGAGTGTCGGTGTAATTGGCGAGCATACGGATCTTCAGATACCTGAGCTTTCTGAGCAATTTAGGTACACGCGTGTCGATATGGGATATATCCACGAGCTAATAGAACGTTTCTCAAACACTGCTGAGATTCTCCCCGAGCTCCGTTTTCATGCCACGCCTGCGTCATACGAGGTTGGCGGGCGTCTCCGTTATTATGAAAAACGTATGTCTAAAAAATTGCAAACATTCCATCTTGTGGATGTAGAACCCTCTCCTCAGCTATACGTGGCTCTTGATTTCGCGAGCCGAAGTAAAGGCGCAACAATGCAAGAAATTGCCGCTGCAATTGTCGCAGCATTTAAGAATGTAGAAATAAGCGAGGCTAAGGAATATGTGCAGGAACTTGTAGATGCCAATCTGCTTTGCCATTCGCTAACGCTAGCAGTAACAGGGAGGGAGCCTATTTCTGATCTAATTGTGAAACTTCGAACTATGCAGGGGGGGGGCTCAATTGCTAATATGCTTAAAAACGTGCTCGACGATCTTGAGGCGCTAGATTACGAAGGCTTTGATGTGGAACCGAGGCGTTATGAGCAGATCGCAGTAAAGCTTAAGTCTTTATATGAAGATGCGGATGCTACGCATTTTTTCCGAGTAGATCTACATAAGCCGAACAAGGGTCTCCTGCTGGGTAAAGCGATAACAGACGAGATAAGGAAAGGTTTGGAAATACTCGCAAATATTTCACCTGCCCAAGAATCTCCTATTAGCAACTTTGCTCGCCAGTTCGAGCAGAGGTATCAGGGACGGGAAGTCCCTTTGCTTGAAGCCCTAGATGAAGAAACGGGAATAGGTTTCGATGTTGGAGATGGTAAAACCAGCGCTTCTCCGTTGGTTGCGGACGTTACCTTTGAAAAGTCTTCCCAAGACATTATCCGTTGGGGTCATCGCGAGGAATTTCTTTTCGGAAAACTAGGGGAGGCTCTTCAAGATGGGTCATCAGAAATTGTTCTGACCGAGTTGGATATTCAGGAATTATCAACAAAAAAAGCAGTCGCCTACCCCCCAGGGCTCGGCGTTATGGCTTCTATCGGAGCCCATTCCCATGAAGGCTTGGGGCGTGGAGAATACAAGATTCATTTGCAAAAGGCCGTGGGGGCGACATCGGGAAAACTATTTGGCCGCTTTTGCCAGACTGATCCAGAACTTGAAAGACACGTGCGGTCTGCTCTTCAGAAAGAAGAAAGTTATGATCCTAGGCTTATCCATGCGGAAATTGTCCACCTCCCGCAAGGGCGGGTGGGAAACGTGATTTGCCGTCCTATTCTTCGCGAGTATGAAATTCCGATTTTTGGAGGTTCAAGTGCTCCCGAAAGCTCTCAAATCCATCTCAGCGATCTATTGGTATCGGTCGTTGACCGCGAAGTTCAACTCAGATCGGCAAAACATAACCGGCGTGTAGTACCGCATCTAACATGCGCACATGCCTTCCGTAAGCACGGGCTCAGTATTTATCGGTTTCTTGCGAGCGTCGAAGAACAAGGATTATCTCCCGAATTCAGTTTTTCTTGGGGAAGTATGCGCTCAGCCCCATTCTTGCCGCGAGTGAGCTTCGGTAAATTCATTTTATCTTTGGCTAAATGGAATATTCCGAATAGCATGCTGCAGATGATTTACACGCTTCACGGAAAGCAGCGGTTTTTGGCGATGCAAAAGCTGCGCTACAAGATCAAGTTGCATCGGTTTGTTTGGCTCATAGAAGCAAATAACTATCTCCCGGTAGATTTCGATAACATTTTATCGATTGAAAGTTTTTTAAGTGCGTCCCGACAGCTAGATACTATTACTCTTAGCGAAATATTTCCTCCTCCCAATGAACTTCTTGTTAGTGGAAAAGAGGGGGGGTTCCATCACGAAATCATTGTGCCCTTCGTTCGAAGGGTTTCTTTCCCTGGTGCGCCCCCCCTTGTAACACTCCCGGGTCCCCCCGCGGTTCCATCTCATAGGGCAAAATATCCTGGAAGCGAATGGCTGTTTGCAAAAATATATTGCGGCGTAACCTCTCTAGACCGTTTGCTAGCCAACCCGATTCCGTCCCTTATACGTACACTAAGAGAGGATGAGGCTATCGATCGTTGGTTTTTTATTCGCTACAGCGATCCAGAATTACATCTACGTCTTAGACTGAGGGGAGACCCTACCCGTCTGTGGCAGGAAGTAGCGCCCAAAATTTTTGCAATTGTAAATTGTAATCGCCATCTCGTTCAAAAAGTTGTTATTGATACGTATGATCCGGAAACAGAGCGTTATGGTGGTAAGGAAGCACTCGATTTTGGGGAGAAGATCTTTGAGGCGGATAGCGAAGCTGCACTTTCCATCATTAAAGAATTCAGAGCAAATGCCGAAGCAAGATGGCAACTTGCTCTCTTGGGAATGGATGGATTGCTTCAGGATCTTGGATTCTCCCTTGTCCAAAAAAAAGATATTGTCTATACGTGTCGCACAGAATTGCTCTCATTCTACGCCAACGAGAGTGGCTTAACCCGTCAGATAGGAAACAAATATCGCAGACTTCGTTCTAATATCGAAACTTTGTTCGTATCTCCACGAAAGGAATATGCAAAAGGCTGCGAAGCGATTTGCGCCCGGTCAAATGTAATCGTTGATCTCGCGACGCATCTCCGGCAAATCGAGGCTGCGGGAAGAATGGAATCGCCCTTGACCACAGTAGCAGGCAGCTACCTCCACATGTGGGCGAATCGTATATTCTGCGATTCCGCGAACGCACAGGAACTTGTGCTTTACGATTTTCTCCATCGCTTGTATGACTCTTGGATACACGACAACAGGGGGGAACTGTCACGACGTGGTGAATGA
- a CDS encoding DUF6895 family protein — MLSELHTQSLKRSLLLGLGWVCEHLQQFAINKQSAGPFSKEDVARLKPASELALTVWLLERCGISLPALKNVSDWVWQQCDNGDKIMHLLLARNDFLPCCTLYASMFQLGYYSANLHAAIRMLSRSNMAAVLPLQPWAYLALQYNLWKLELLPWSKINTRNIYIKARPEPWVISGEIAYTITHEVFYLSDFGFRPMKNLQMLEYLRTWTPYWTNIFIQDSDDDITGEFAIVSSCIDKEMSYISSLDTVLSHQHSDGSVKGPAGAGGFLYSENDSPTRREFLGTYHTTLVMLMAAALTLRRAQLCTDSS; from the coding sequence ATGCTGAGTGAACTTCATACACAATCCCTCAAGCGGAGCTTACTTCTAGGGCTAGGCTGGGTATGCGAACATTTACAACAGTTTGCGATAAATAAACAATCGGCTGGTCCGTTTTCAAAGGAAGACGTGGCGAGATTAAAGCCAGCCTCCGAATTGGCGCTCACTGTTTGGCTTTTGGAGAGATGCGGTATCAGTTTGCCCGCACTAAAGAACGTTTCAGATTGGGTTTGGCAGCAGTGCGATAATGGAGACAAAATAATGCACCTCCTATTGGCTCGAAACGATTTTCTGCCCTGCTGCACCTTATACGCATCAATGTTTCAGCTTGGTTATTACTCCGCCAACCTGCACGCAGCAATTAGAATGTTGTCTAGATCTAACATGGCAGCGGTTTTACCCTTACAACCTTGGGCTTACTTGGCGCTCCAATATAACCTTTGGAAGCTCGAACTATTGCCTTGGTCGAAAATAAACACTCGAAATATATACATAAAAGCGCGCCCTGAACCATGGGTTATCTCCGGGGAAATAGCCTATACAATCACACATGAGGTGTTTTATTTATCTGATTTTGGATTTCGACCTATGAAGAATCTTCAAATGCTAGAGTATCTACGTACCTGGACTCCTTATTGGACAAACATTTTTATTCAGGATAGCGACGACGATATTACCGGGGAATTTGCTATTGTATCTAGTTGCATTGATAAAGAAATGAGCTACATTAGCTCATTAGATACAGTGCTTTCGCACCAACATAGTGATGGATCAGTAAAAGGTCCAGCGGGTGCGGGAGGCTTCTTGTATTCCGAGAACGATTCTCCCACACGTCGCGAATTTCTTGGTACCTATCACACCACGCTGGTGATGTTAATGGCTGCGGCCCTAACATTGCGGCGGGCCCAGCTGTGCACTGACAGTTCGTAA
- a CDS encoding hemopexin repeat-containing protein has translation MTIIDSAIMWPNGKIYFFSGSQYYGYDIAADKVDPGYPQPIKGNWPGLDNASVGGIQGAIVWPNGKAYFFSRDQYYSYDIATNRVDPGFPMPTNLNWRGVLAGPQLDYRIDAAIMWPDGKVYLFQYDRYYRYDIGANKVDPGYPALIQGNWPGLWVTGQPFTAAFVWPGQLKAYFFQKTVYFRYDIASNAVDPGYPLSIQGNWPGL, from the coding sequence ATGACTATCATTGATTCCGCAATTATGTGGCCGAATGGAAAAATATACTTCTTCAGCGGCAGTCAGTATTATGGCTACGACATAGCGGCCGACAAAGTTGATCCAGGATATCCACAACCAATCAAAGGAAATTGGCCCGGATTGGACAACGCCTCCGTTGGAGGTATTCAGGGTGCTATTGTCTGGCCAAACGGAAAAGCATACTTCTTTAGCCGCGATCAGTATTATAGCTACGACATTGCTACTAACCGAGTTGACCCGGGCTTTCCGATGCCGACTAACTTGAACTGGCGGGGAGTGCTAGCCGGGCCACAATTAGATTACCGTATTGATGCTGCGATAATGTGGCCAGACGGAAAAGTCTATTTATTCCAATATGACCGGTATTACCGCTACGACATCGGCGCGAATAAAGTTGATCCCGGCTATCCGGCTTTGATTCAAGGGAACTGGCCCGGACTGTGGGTAACCGGACAACCTTTTACAGCTGCTTTCGTCTGGCCTGGGCAGCTTAAGGCATATTTCTTTCAAAAAACAGTTTATTTTCGCTACGATATTGCAAGCAATGCAGTTGACCCTGGCTATCCATTATCTATTCAAGGGAACTGGCCAGGATTATAG
- a CDS encoding DUF3987 domain-containing protein translates to MNGSLPPALVEYMRQHQYRPERLKPSGNGFLRFPVGQEINGNASGYVKLFFDGESAVFGDFKSGMQAIWSARDVTTLLPAERKAHREALKKAREGIQEEQRRLQVAAADKAAEIYSRAGNAKADHPYLVKKGVSPRGGVKQLGKQLIVPVYIEDELTSLQFIKEDGTKRFLSGGEIRGGCCMVGTPAKVLCIAEGYATGCSIHEATGHAVAVAFTAGNLMHVAQAMRQRYNEATLILCSDNDQWTEGNPGLTKAAEAAKAIGGLLAVPDFSGGGVSTRPTDFNDMHALTGKEAVEQAISAARKVDNATLPGPGPQSIAARTLNETIESVRNGADADYFDFQAQFERDPEPSAGAETLKTGKTAKTRRAPTTIKEEQPEVIRQEGYPPAEEEADAPLAPPRMPDMGFPPLISDIVDVACRSSEAHPVAVAANILTYFSAIIGRGVFQHIGDAIIHCRPFPLIVGKSGKARKGTSESTVRKIFRCADAIISRRRGIEECLRCHIGGLSTGEGIAWAIRDPVEAEGKQKGDPGVADKRLLVIESEFDNVLAQLRRDNNTLSATIRNLFDGRDIEPLTKTSRTRATRPHVSILGHITSHELREKATANDVANGLLNRFIILHVYRPKLVALPCPTPEAKIEELAQRVADAVMAVTEGNVHADNVYEVTFSDTARELWEEQYPTITRDREGKAGSLLARSEMYARMLAMIFAAMDGRLVIESQDLHAAIAWVEYWNSSVTYIFNCRDDEGGLDPFVAEVLEVITRDPGITLTKLRKHWPKSRKNETDKALETLLSMAPPLIEQEKAKTDGRSPTKYFRYEEK, encoded by the coding sequence ATGAACGGGTCTTTACCCCCTGCCCTCGTTGAGTACATGCGGCAGCATCAATACCGGCCAGAACGGCTCAAGCCCAGCGGTAACGGATTCCTTCGCTTTCCCGTCGGTCAGGAAATCAACGGCAATGCCAGCGGCTACGTCAAACTTTTTTTCGATGGTGAAAGCGCAGTCTTTGGTGACTTCAAATCGGGGATGCAGGCGATCTGGAGCGCGAGAGATGTAACGACGCTGCTGCCTGCAGAGCGCAAGGCTCACCGGGAAGCATTAAAGAAAGCCCGCGAAGGAATACAGGAAGAGCAGCGCAGGCTCCAGGTGGCAGCAGCGGACAAGGCAGCGGAGATCTACAGTCGCGCTGGGAATGCAAAAGCTGATCATCCCTACCTCGTAAAGAAAGGCGTCAGTCCCCGGGGTGGAGTAAAACAGCTGGGCAAACAACTGATTGTTCCGGTCTACATTGAGGACGAGCTCACCAGCCTGCAATTCATTAAGGAGGACGGGACCAAGCGCTTCCTGAGCGGTGGCGAGATCAGAGGTGGCTGCTGTATGGTCGGTACACCAGCAAAAGTTCTCTGTATTGCCGAAGGGTATGCCACCGGTTGCAGCATTCACGAGGCTACGGGCCATGCAGTGGCCGTTGCGTTCACCGCCGGCAATCTCATGCATGTGGCACAGGCCATGCGGCAACGGTACAACGAGGCGACCCTCATCCTGTGCAGCGATAACGATCAATGGACGGAGGGTAATCCGGGCCTGACGAAGGCTGCGGAAGCCGCAAAGGCTATTGGGGGGCTACTGGCAGTGCCCGACTTCTCCGGAGGTGGTGTGAGCACCAGACCGACCGACTTCAACGACATGCATGCGCTTACAGGAAAGGAAGCGGTCGAGCAGGCCATCTCCGCGGCGAGGAAGGTGGACAATGCGACCCTGCCTGGTCCAGGCCCTCAGTCGATCGCAGCTCGTACGTTGAACGAAACGATCGAATCAGTAAGGAATGGAGCCGACGCAGATTACTTCGATTTCCAGGCTCAATTCGAGCGTGACCCGGAGCCTTCAGCCGGTGCTGAGACCTTGAAGACAGGAAAAACGGCAAAGACGAGAAGGGCACCTACGACAATTAAGGAGGAGCAGCCCGAAGTCATCAGACAGGAGGGCTATCCCCCAGCGGAGGAGGAGGCTGATGCTCCGCTTGCCCCACCGAGGATGCCGGATATGGGTTTTCCTCCCCTCATAAGCGATATTGTGGATGTTGCCTGCCGCAGCAGCGAGGCTCATCCGGTGGCAGTCGCGGCAAACATCCTGACCTATTTTAGCGCGATAATCGGACGAGGTGTTTTCCAGCACATCGGTGACGCCATAATCCATTGCCGGCCTTTCCCGCTTATCGTCGGCAAGAGCGGAAAGGCACGCAAGGGAACCTCGGAATCGACCGTGCGGAAGATATTCAGGTGCGCTGATGCGATCATAAGCAGGCGAAGAGGGATTGAGGAATGTCTCCGGTGCCATATTGGTGGCCTGTCGACGGGAGAAGGCATTGCATGGGCTATCCGTGATCCAGTCGAAGCCGAGGGAAAGCAGAAAGGCGACCCCGGCGTAGCCGACAAGCGACTGCTGGTCATCGAGAGTGAATTCGACAATGTCCTCGCCCAGCTGAGGCGTGACAACAATACTTTGTCAGCCACCATTCGCAATCTCTTTGATGGCCGCGACATCGAGCCGCTCACCAAGACCAGTCGCACGCGAGCCACCCGTCCTCACGTGTCCATCCTGGGTCACATCACCAGTCATGAACTGCGCGAGAAAGCGACTGCCAACGACGTGGCAAACGGACTGTTGAACCGGTTCATCATACTCCACGTTTATCGGCCCAAGCTTGTTGCTTTACCTTGCCCGACTCCAGAGGCAAAGATCGAAGAGCTGGCACAGCGGGTAGCCGACGCAGTAATGGCGGTGACGGAAGGAAACGTGCATGCCGATAATGTGTACGAGGTTACGTTCAGTGATACTGCCCGGGAGCTGTGGGAGGAGCAATATCCAACCATTACCCGCGATCGCGAGGGCAAGGCGGGAAGCCTTTTGGCCAGATCGGAAATGTATGCGCGCATGCTCGCGATGATTTTTGCTGCAATGGACGGCCGCCTCGTCATTGAGTCACAGGATCTGCATGCGGCTATTGCCTGGGTTGAATACTGGAATTCAAGCGTCACCTATATATTCAACTGCAGGGATGATGAAGGAGGCCTTGACCCTTTCGTGGCCGAGGTACTGGAGGTCATTACAAGAGATCCGGGGATTACACTTACCAAGCTAAGAAAGCACTGGCCAAAAAGCCGAAAGAACGAGACGGACAAAGCGCTCGAGACGCTGCTCAGTATGGCTCCGCCATTGATAGAACAGGAAAAGGCAAAAACGGATGGACGCTCGCCAACCAAGTATTTCCGTTATGAAGAAAAGTAA
- a CDS encoding helix-turn-helix transcriptional regulator, whose translation MSKVIQLTGLSRSSIYRLEALGLFPARIKLSASASGWRSEDIQAWIMARPLAGAEKGKK comes from the coding sequence ATGAGCAAAGTAATCCAGCTCACCGGCCTGTCGCGTTCTTCAATTTATCGGCTGGAAGCTCTCGGCCTGTTTCCAGCCCGAATCAAGCTGTCAGCATCGGCCAGTGGCTGGCGTAGTGAAGATATACAGGCCTGGATCATGGCCCGGCCGCTTGCCGGAGCGGAAAAGGGGAAGAAATGA